DNA from Plasmodium yoelii strain 17X genome assembly, chromosome: 13:
AgttttcttaaaaaaatatgacccttaaaaaaagataaatacTTCTAATACGAATTAAGCATATATgtaaacaaaattaataatattattaaaaaattagcaTGATAAATAGAAtgtttttctatatatgctattaatttttgaatgcttataaattttagacactcacacaaaaaaaacaaatgtaAAGATAATTATACacatataaattaatgtaaaaTGAAGAAGCACGATGTAACTGTCGAAACAATGCGATTTTGTATGTCACATTCATACATAGAAATGTTTTTTATACTagcttatatatttattgtgatgtttatatataataattgatATACACTTTTTTTGTATGATTTATTTTCCTTCCTTTTCGAATATTTTCTCGAAAAGACTTGCATAATTCTATTATTTTTCGAACAATCAAATAGTTATCATTATTGTAAATGGTATtactttttttgttttttatgtttttcatgtttttccattttttagcCTACATCACTTAACTATTAAATCATCACACCGATTCCCCATTTTTTGTATCAACTaaaattattacttttttaaaattcaGTTTAATTTTAACTTGAAGATGACTTTTCATCGGATGAATTATTTGAAGctgtttctttttttctgtTTAATAAAAATCCTAAGCTTTTAAATACATTTGTAGTTTTACTAGATTTTTCAGGAACTTCCCTAGCTTTAGCAGGTTTAGAAGAATCTAAAGAATATTGTGATTGCTCATTATCAATTCCGTCTTGTGTTAGGGTATCATTTTGTTCGTCAACTAGATATGCTTTAGAAATACACGAAACTCTTGATTTCATATATCCTGATCTTGTTGaccatgcatatatatatattttcttctttttattaatgatgggtttattattaatatcatatatattctcttttatatcatcatttattttgtaatatattGTAGTGTTTGGTGTTGAACATGTAATATCAATAATTAtcctattgttattattatcatcttcTCTTATTGTAATAATAGGAGGAAAACATACTTTACTATATTTTTGTAGTTGAAATAATTTCGATAAATGGATTTCTTCAATATTgacaaaatttaaaaaatgataatttgGATAATATTCATGATGCATTAGactatcatttatattattgcaTTCAGGTGGTGCGCATGTAGTATCTGATATTTgttttgaatatttta
Protein-coding regions in this window:
- a CDS encoding mediator of RNA polymerase II transcription subunit 4, putative, with product MTYTYKNIETPFHEIVLTIKERIEKHDISKWKDIVKPEDEHKYNEYFENFLKKEDETKDEICHTNIEEEDCNNDENETNDKTPYPYNINNDFFDNINNRERFYFLLNIKDMMETTWLLVQKRLEGIDLEESSESVNVQELIKYSKQISDTTCAPPECNNINDSLMHHEYYPNYHFLNFVNIEEIHLSKLFQLQKYSKVCFPPIITIREDDNNNNRIIIDITCSTPNTTIYYKINDDIKENIYDINNKPIINKKKKIYIYAWSTRSGYMKSRVSCISKAYLVDEQNDTLTQDGIDNEQSQYSLDSSKPAKAREVPEKSSKTTNVFKSLGFLLNRKKETASNNSSDEKSSSS